The following are encoded together in the Argopecten irradians isolate NY chromosome 5, Ai_NY, whole genome shotgun sequence genome:
- the LOC138324063 gene encoding protein HID1-like, translating to MGNTDTKLNFRKAVIQLTTKTQPIEASDEAFWEQFWSESVTCVQDVFTLIPAAEIRALREESPSNLATLCYKAVEKLVSAAESGCPGQREQQTVLNCVRLLTRVLPYIFEDPDWRGFFWSTLPGQSEETENESPPLAQSLINAMSDLLFCPDFTVASSRKAGPDNPEDMHTIDSCEYIWEAGVGFAHSPTRNQYYDQNRCEIIKLLLTCFSETMYLPPVADAHSHPNQWIQYFSSTENRHALPLFTSLLNIVCAYDPVGYGVPYNHLMFNDSSEPLVEGALQVLCVTLENDSSSQQNVSVDGTSGGTAMEQQNDTGGPDNLFVNYLSRIHREEDFAFILKGITRLLNNPLMQTYLPGSAKKIQIHQELLVLFWKMCDINKKFMFYVLKSSDVLDVLVPILYYLNDARADQSRVGLMHIGVFILLLLSGERNFGVRLNKPYTVRVPMDIPVFTGTHADFLIIVFHKIITTGHQRLQPLFDCLLTIIVNVSPYLKTLSMVASTKLLHLLEAFSTPWFLYASPTNHHLVFFLLEVFNNIIQYQFDGNSNLVYTIIRKRNVFHQLANLPTEHSAIAKALTKRGKKFTQLTPDTKEEPPLMEGAIPATEAEPGTLKTSLAATPRIDKMTERAAPDECNADPTLKELAKSSGTHNVQPPNEIQDPTDGEEGAEGSEGSKGAKPKSLPSTPTSPAHSTAGSDAGGRPPMVRTSSTSSPGAWVATPDWVMSWKQKLPLQTIMRMLQVLVPQVEKICIDKGLTDESEILKFLQHGTLVGLLPVPHPILIRKYQANSGTTMWFRTYLWGVIYLRNVDPPVWYDTNVKLFEIQRV from the exons ATGGGAAATACCGATACAAAACTTAATTTCCGCAAAGCTGTTATACAgttaacaacaaaaacacag CCAATTGAGGCCAGTGATGAAGCATTTTGGGAACAGTTTTGGTCAGAGAGTGTGACTTGTGTTCAAGATGTGTTCACACTAATTCCTGCAGCAGAGATTCGAGCGCTGAGAGAAGAGTCGCCATCAAATCTCGCTACATTATGTTACAAAGCTGTGGAAAAGTTGGTGTCGGCTGCCGAAAGTGGATGTCCAGGACAACGGGAACAACAGACAG tCCTAAATTGTGTGAGGTTGTTGACTAGAGTCCTACCATACATATTTGAAGACCCGGATTGGAGAGGATTTTTCTGGTCAACCTTACCGGGACAGTCAGAAGAAACAGAA AATGAAAGTCCACCATTAGCACAGTCTTTGATCAATGCAATGTCA GACTTGTTATTCTGCCCAGATTTCACAGTGGCTTCAAGTAGAAAGGCAGGGcct GACAACCCGGAGGACATGCATACTATAGATAGCTGTGAGTATATCTGGGAGGCCGGGGTCGGCTTCGCTCACTCCCCCACCAGGAACCAATACTATGACCAGAACCGCTGTGAGATCATCAAACTTCTACTCACATGTTTCTCGGAGACCATGTACCTTCCTCCTGTTG ctGATGCCCACAGTCATCCTAACCAATGGATACAATACTTCTCCTCGACAGAAAACAG ACACGCACTGCCCTTGTTTACCTCCCTCCTGAATATCGTGTGCGCGTACGACCCCGTCGGATACGGCGTACCGTACAACCACCTGATGTTTAACGACTCAAGTGAACCCCTGGTTGAAGGCGCGCTACAGGTGTTGTGTGTGACGTTAGAGAACGACTCGTCGTCTCAACAGAATGTGTCTGTCGATGGAACGTCTGGCGGCACGGCCATGGAACAGCAAAATGAT ACCGGTGGACCTGACAACTTGTTTGTGAATTACCTGTCTAGAATTCACAGAGAAGAG GACTTCGCTTTCATCCTGAAAGGGATTACACGACTGTTAAACAACCCACTCATGCAGACATATTTACCTGGGTCAGCGAAGAAAATTCAGATCCACCAAGAACTCCTGGTCCTCTTTTGGAAGATGTGTGATATCAACAAG AAGTTCATGTTTTACGTGCTGAAGTCGAGTGATGTGTTGGACGTTCTAGTACCCATACTATACTACCTGAATGACGCTAGAGCTGACCAAT CTCGTGTTGGGTTGATGCATATCGGTGTATTCATCCTGCTGTTATTGAGTGGGGAGAGAAACTTTGGAGTACGGCTAAATAAACCGTACACAGTCCGAGTACCGATGGATATTCCTGTGTTTACGGGGACACACGCCGACTTTCTCATCATT GTTTTCCACAAAATCATCACCACCGGCCACCAAAGACTACAGCCTCTGTTTGACTGTCTTCTCACTATCATCGTTAATG TGTCGCCCTATCTTAAAACTTTATCAATGGTTGCCAGCACCAAGCTTCTACATCTACTAGAG GCCTTCAGCACACCCTGGTTCCTGTATGCTAGTCCCACCAACCACCATCTCGTTTTCTTTCTCCTGGAGGTCTTCAATAATATCATACAGTACCAGTTTGATG gaaacagtaatttggtgtACACCATCATCCGTAAGAGAAATGTGTTCCATCAGCTTGCTAATCTACCCACTGAACACTCGGCCATCGCCAAGGCCCTTACGAAAAGGGGCAAGAAATTCACCCAGCTGACTCCAGACACCAAAGAGGAACCACCCCTGATGGAGGGGGCTATACCGGCTACGGAGGCTGAGCCAGGCACACTGAAAACATCCCTGGCCGCCACACCTC gtatagaCAAGATGACAGAGAGAGCAGCCCCAGATGAATGTAATGCCGACCCCACCTTAAAGGAACTGGCCAAGTCCAGTGGAACACACAATGTTCAGCCCCCTAATGAGATTCAGGACCCCACAGATGGAGAAGAAGGGGCTGAAGGCTCAGAGGGATCCAAGGGGGCCAAACCTAAAAGTTTG CCCAGCACTCCAACAAGTCCGGCTCACTCCACCGCAGGATCAGATGCCGGGGGACGTCCCCCTATGGTTAGGACGTCCTCTACTTCCAGCCCTGGGGCCTGGGTAGCCACACCCGACTGG GTGATGTCATGGAAACAGaagttacctctacagacaaTAATGAGGATGTTACAGGTGTTAGTACCACAGGTAGAGAAGATCTGTATAGACAa AGGTTTGACCGATGAGAGCGAGATCCTGAAGTTCCTTCAGCACGGTACACTGGTGGGCCTCCTGCCGGTACCACATCCTATACTGATACGGAAGTACCAGGCCAACAGTGGCACCACCATGTGGTTCCGTACCTACCTGTGGGGCGTCATATATTTAAG GAACGTTGATCCTCCGGTGTGGTATGACACGAATGTGAAGTTGTTTGAGATCCAGCGAGTTTGA